The following coding sequences are from one Pseudonocardia sp. HH130630-07 window:
- a CDS encoding macrolide family glycosyltransferase, with the protein MAHILMSTTAAHGHVHPNLPVVAELVARGHRVTYPVPERFAEPVAATGAAPLRIRTDLPDPARGEQWPDGGVAAMRLFSDEARSAYAQIADALQYEHPDLVCYDGSGWAGHALSRVWGIPRVELAPHMVAWEGFEQEMAEAFAFLDAPDGLAWRAELDAWLDEVGAGVGNREFLGRPDRSVVLIPEAMQPNLDRVDRERHTFVGPVIGDRSHQGLWPKPRGPLLLVSLGSAYTDRPGFWRDAIAAMHGTGWTTVLAVGPHVDRSELGEIPDDVRVAEWVPQLAVLAHASAFVTHAGMGGCAEGLWHGVPMVAVPQAVDQFGNAARIAELGVGEHLPAEQVTPEALREAVLRVASSDAVAGRCAEQKAVARAAGGAAQAADVVESLLPPARCLGCPGGVCGR; encoded by the coding sequence ATGGCCCACATCCTGATGTCCACCACCGCCGCGCACGGTCACGTCCACCCCAACCTGCCGGTGGTGGCCGAGCTGGTCGCACGCGGGCACCGGGTCACCTACCCGGTGCCGGAACGCTTCGCCGAGCCCGTCGCCGCGACCGGTGCGGCGCCGCTGCGCATCCGCACCGACCTGCCCGATCCGGCGCGCGGGGAGCAGTGGCCGGACGGCGGCGTCGCGGCGATGCGGCTGTTCTCCGACGAGGCCCGCTCCGCGTACGCGCAGATCGCCGACGCGCTGCAGTACGAGCACCCGGACCTCGTCTGCTACGACGGCAGCGGCTGGGCCGGGCACGCCCTGTCGCGGGTGTGGGGGATCCCGCGGGTCGAGCTGGCCCCGCACATGGTCGCCTGGGAGGGCTTCGAGCAGGAGATGGCCGAGGCGTTCGCCTTCCTCGACGCCCCGGACGGCCTCGCCTGGCGGGCCGAGCTGGACGCCTGGCTCGACGAGGTCGGCGCCGGCGTCGGGAACCGGGAGTTCCTCGGCCGCCCGGACCGCTCGGTGGTGCTGATCCCGGAGGCCATGCAGCCGAACCTCGACCGGGTCGACCGGGAGCGCCACACGTTCGTCGGGCCGGTCATCGGCGACCGCTCGCACCAGGGACTGTGGCCGAAACCGCGCGGCCCGCTGCTGCTGGTCTCGCTCGGCTCCGCCTACACCGACCGGCCGGGGTTCTGGCGGGACGCGATCGCCGCGATGCACGGCACCGGCTGGACGACGGTGCTCGCCGTGGGCCCGCACGTCGACCGGTCGGAGCTCGGCGAGATCCCGGACGACGTCCGGGTCGCGGAGTGGGTCCCGCAGCTCGCCGTGCTCGCGCACGCGTCGGCGTTCGTGACGCACGCGGGGATGGGCGGCTGCGCCGAGGGGCTCTGGCACGGCGTGCCGATGGTCGCCGTGCCCCAGGCCGTCGACCAGTTCGGCAACGCGGCGCGGATCGCCGAGCTCGGGGTCGGCGAGCACCTGCCGGCCGAGCAGGTCACGCCGGAGGCGCTGCGTGAGGCGGTGCTGCGGGTCGCCTCGTCGGACGCCGTCGCGGGCCGGTGCGCCGAGCAGAAGGCCGTCGCGCGGGCGGCGGGAGGGGCAGCCCAGGCGGCCGACGTCGTCGAGTCGTTGCTCCCTCCGGCGCGGTGCCTGGGCTGTCCGGGTGGCGTCTGCGGACGCTGA
- a CDS encoding alpha/beta hydrolase: MRRTVVTLLVAVGVTVGIATPAVAAPAPPPPPPAIAWAPCTAPALAAARAECGLLPVPLDHADPAGKKIEIAVSRVRHTVPEDAYQGVMLVNPGGPGGSGLGLSRLGAAVPKGAGGAYDWIGFDPRGVGSSRPALSCDADYGGYARPDYRPENGAEAAWLPRTKAYAQACGAAGGELLEHLRTEDTVRDMDLIRQALGAEQINYYGYSYGSFLGQVYATMFPEQVRRMVLDGVADPRYWWYQANLNQDVAFERNIQVFFDWVAKYDGVYHLGTTGDAVEKRYSEISEELRAAPAGGKIGSSEWTDIFLRAGYNVSEYTAVVNAFVAGDRGDAAALVAAYDQAGSPTDDNNYAIYLATQCTDAPFPADWETWRADNTETDRVAPFETWGNAWYNAPCLDWPVPPGPAPEVEGTLEQGPLLISETYDGATPYEGALQARRTFPGSSLIEGVEGHTHSASLSGVACVDDKVADYLLTGALPERVPGDRSDAQCPALPPPDPGAGG, encoded by the coding sequence GTGCGCAGAACGGTCGTGACGCTGCTGGTAGCGGTGGGGGTGACCGTCGGCATCGCCACGCCCGCGGTGGCCGCACCCGCTCCTCCTCCACCACCACCGGCGATCGCGTGGGCGCCGTGCACCGCGCCCGCGCTGGCTGCGGCCCGCGCCGAGTGCGGGTTGCTGCCGGTGCCGCTCGACCACGCCGACCCGGCCGGGAAGAAGATCGAGATCGCGGTCTCCCGGGTCCGCCACACCGTGCCCGAGGACGCGTACCAGGGCGTCATGCTGGTCAACCCGGGCGGGCCCGGCGGGTCCGGCCTGGGGCTGAGCCGGCTCGGTGCGGCCGTGCCGAAGGGTGCGGGCGGCGCCTACGACTGGATCGGCTTCGACCCGCGCGGGGTGGGATCGAGCCGGCCCGCGCTGAGCTGCGACGCCGACTACGGCGGCTACGCCCGGCCGGACTACCGCCCGGAGAACGGCGCCGAGGCGGCCTGGCTGCCCCGGACGAAGGCCTACGCGCAGGCCTGCGGCGCGGCGGGCGGTGAGCTGCTGGAGCACCTGCGCACCGAGGACACGGTGCGCGACATGGACCTGATCCGCCAGGCGCTCGGTGCCGAGCAGATCAACTACTACGGCTACTCCTACGGCTCGTTCCTCGGCCAGGTCTACGCCACGATGTTCCCCGAGCAGGTCCGGCGGATGGTGCTCGACGGCGTCGCCGATCCCCGGTACTGGTGGTACCAGGCGAACCTGAACCAGGACGTCGCGTTCGAGCGCAACATCCAGGTGTTCTTCGACTGGGTCGCCAAGTACGACGGCGTCTACCACCTCGGCACCACCGGCGACGCCGTCGAGAAGCGTTACTCGGAGATCTCCGAGGAGCTCCGCGCGGCACCGGCCGGCGGGAAGATCGGCTCCTCGGAGTGGACCGACATCTTCCTGCGGGCCGGGTACAACGTGTCCGAGTACACGGCCGTCGTGAACGCCTTCGTGGCCGGCGACCGGGGTGACGCCGCGGCGCTGGTGGCCGCGTACGACCAGGCCGGATCGCCGACCGACGACAACAACTACGCCATCTACCTCGCGACCCAGTGCACGGACGCACCGTTCCCTGCGGACTGGGAGACCTGGCGCGCGGACAACACCGAGACCGACCGGGTCGCGCCGTTCGAGACCTGGGGCAACGCCTGGTACAACGCGCCGTGCCTGGACTGGCCGGTGCCGCCGGGCCCGGCGCCCGAGGTCGAGGGGACCCTGGAGCAGGGGCCGTTGCTGATCTCGGAGACCTACGACGGCGCCACCCCGTACGAGGGTGCGCTGCAGGCACGCCGGACCTTCCCCGGCTCGTCGCTGATCGAGGGCGTCGAGGGGCACACCCACTCGGCGTCGCTGTCCGGCGTGGCGTGCGTGGACGACAAGGTGGCCGACTACCTGCTGACCGGCGCGCTGCCGGAGCGGGTGCCGGGGGACCGGTCGGACGCGCAGTGTCCCGCGCTGCCGCCGCCGGACCCGGGCGCCGGGGGCTGA
- a CDS encoding tetratricopeptide repeat protein, with translation MQAFVRRAECGHIVWAGPLVDTAALLAVADELRGGSCPTCGETVRRVEFTVVRAEGGGTFDTPPAPRNRENRLRRASRADAARTRRSLARLGADTTGLAADLKDAALGLAPPRWRADLRKIPVGILPTYEPNAECITFADSAVPAIVVHQGLAGYLFGMNRSVFPLLRTGSIGGGAGTPFVTDERTRGALRVQAVDTALQFLGVGPLRPAGLVGIPTVVRFLTMPLTRIMSAFVLCHEYGHAVLRHADDLHPAGPGSGFSLLERSRAMEFEADTWGQDAVIGAFSGSANLEPGLAMFDDLFTGDSAPLKKDVSLAAPCVALLYFEFLDVVEERLGRHGVTVAGRDAPTRRRARAAGDRSTHPSNHDRFRALYAHLTEHGNFSAHTWVEPFESFLGDIRDDLDVLIDRTGAVPGTRFAPRFRWLRRRRPERASGSWREPMADGGDPGLRRALEAGLSNASGEPLQLDAEVLRRHYERQTRRAQQHYDAGEYADAERLFSAVLDGGETVDSVALYPLLGMSREQLGDVEGAIAAYRRCMEVVPGSEHAAASGFCLGKMLWLDRADPDGAEPALRAALASENVDFRAQALLWLGTIAHGRRDVDEALRRYREVYALRGQALGIVPDVVPKAALNIGGVLENRGRRADAVRMFEYARDHPALDAPNRRIAEQRLRGLRGR, from the coding sequence GTGCAGGCGTTCGTCCGGCGTGCGGAGTGCGGGCACATCGTCTGGGCCGGCCCGCTCGTCGACACCGCCGCGCTCCTCGCCGTCGCCGACGAGCTGCGCGGCGGTTCCTGCCCGACCTGCGGGGAGACCGTGCGCCGGGTCGAGTTCACCGTGGTCCGCGCCGAGGGCGGGGGGACGTTCGATACACCGCCGGCACCCCGCAACCGGGAGAACCGGCTCCGGAGGGCGAGCCGGGCCGACGCCGCGCGGACCCGGCGGAGCCTCGCCCGGCTCGGTGCCGACACCACCGGCCTCGCCGCCGACCTGAAGGACGCCGCCCTCGGGCTCGCCCCGCCGCGGTGGCGGGCCGACCTGCGGAAGATCCCGGTCGGGATCCTGCCCACCTACGAGCCGAACGCCGAGTGCATCACCTTCGCGGACTCCGCGGTGCCGGCCATCGTCGTCCACCAGGGCCTGGCCGGTTACCTGTTCGGGATGAACCGCAGCGTCTTCCCGCTGCTGCGCACCGGGTCGATCGGCGGTGGCGCCGGCACCCCCTTCGTCACCGACGAGCGGACCCGCGGGGCACTGCGGGTCCAGGCGGTGGACACGGCCCTGCAGTTCCTCGGGGTCGGCCCGCTGCGGCCGGCCGGGCTCGTCGGGATCCCGACGGTGGTCCGCTTCCTGACGATGCCGCTGACCCGGATCATGTCCGCGTTCGTCCTGTGCCACGAGTACGGCCACGCGGTCCTGCGGCACGCCGACGACCTGCACCCGGCGGGCCCCGGCTCCGGGTTCTCGCTGCTGGAACGGTCCCGCGCGATGGAGTTCGAGGCCGACACCTGGGGGCAGGACGCGGTGATCGGCGCCTTCAGCGGCAGTGCGAACCTCGAACCGGGCCTGGCGATGTTCGACGACCTGTTCACCGGCGACTCCGCGCCGCTGAAGAAGGACGTCTCGCTGGCCGCCCCGTGCGTGGCGCTGCTGTACTTCGAGTTCCTCGACGTGGTCGAGGAGCGGCTGGGCAGGCACGGCGTCACCGTCGCCGGCCGGGACGCCCCGACCCGCCGCCGGGCCCGCGCGGCCGGGGACCGGTCCACCCATCCGTCCAACCACGACCGGTTCCGGGCGCTCTACGCCCACCTGACCGAGCACGGCAACTTCAGCGCGCACACCTGGGTGGAGCCGTTCGAGTCCTTCCTCGGCGACATCCGGGACGACCTCGACGTGCTCATCGACCGGACGGGGGCCGTCCCCGGCACCCGGTTCGCGCCCCGCTTCCGGTGGCTGCGCAGGCGGCGGCCGGAGCGCGCGTCCGGCTCCTGGCGCGAGCCGATGGCCGACGGAGGCGACCCCGGGCTCCGCCGCGCGCTGGAGGCCGGTCTGTCGAACGCGTCGGGCGAACCCCTGCAGCTCGACGCCGAGGTGCTGCGGCGCCACTACGAGCGGCAGACGCGCCGGGCGCAGCAGCACTACGACGCGGGCGAGTACGCCGACGCCGAGCGTCTGTTCTCCGCCGTGCTCGACGGCGGCGAGACCGTCGACTCGGTGGCGCTGTACCCGCTGCTCGGGATGAGCCGCGAGCAGCTCGGTGACGTCGAGGGCGCGATCGCGGCGTACCGGCGCTGCATGGAGGTCGTGCCCGGCAGCGAGCACGCCGCGGCGTCCGGGTTCTGCCTCGGCAAGATGCTCTGGCTGGACCGGGCCGACCCGGACGGCGCAGAGCCGGCCCTGCGGGCCGCGCTCGCCTCGGAGAACGTCGACTTCCGGGCGCAGGCGCTGCTGTGGCTGGGCACCATCGCGCACGGGCGCCGCGACGTCGACGAGGCGTTGCGCCGCTACCGCGAGGTGTACGCGCTGCGCGGACAGGCGCTGGGGATCGTCCCCGACGTCGTCCCGAAGGCGGCGCTGAACATCGGGGGCGTGCTGGAGAACCGCGGCCGGCGGGCCGACGCGGTGCGGATGTTCGAGTACGCGCGCGACCATCCCGCCCTGGACGCGCCGAACCGCCGGATCGCCGAGCAGCGTCTGCGCGGCCTGCGGGGGCGGTGA
- a CDS encoding TRADD-N-associated membrane domain-containing protein — protein MAAQRFATLAQAGAAAAGPVVPAVVALTILVAVFGVVWAGRARRRGFLEEAAHARQVFAALDGPADPPAGPTVRLSARRRSRPDPAPDTVRTEELDAVTRVAAREAELYLQHHRMALRHHAAYQQASLWCGLLGFSVVLVGATLTSLAGLDVGVVTALAGAIPTAAGGLLLRQATAVGDRAAANLHGLEESVRRFGALHGALAAAAEIEDRRVRDRMYESIGMRMLAPGTGPGTGGHPAEPDSDAG, from the coding sequence ATGGCAGCCCAGCGGTTCGCGACGCTCGCCCAGGCCGGTGCCGCGGCGGCCGGACCCGTGGTGCCCGCCGTCGTCGCGCTCACGATCCTGGTGGCGGTGTTCGGCGTGGTGTGGGCCGGCCGGGCCCGGCGGCGCGGGTTCCTCGAGGAGGCCGCGCACGCGCGGCAGGTGTTCGCCGCCCTGGACGGTCCGGCGGACCCGCCCGCCGGCCCGACGGTGCGGCTGTCGGCCCGGCGCCGCTCCCGCCCGGACCCGGCCCCGGACACCGTCCGGACCGAGGAGCTGGACGCGGTCACCCGGGTCGCGGCCCGGGAGGCGGAGCTGTACCTGCAGCACCACCGGATGGCGTTGCGCCACCACGCCGCCTACCAGCAGGCGTCGCTGTGGTGCGGGCTGCTCGGGTTCTCCGTCGTTCTCGTCGGGGCGACACTGACCTCGCTCGCCGGGCTCGACGTCGGTGTCGTGACGGCGCTGGCGGGGGCCATCCCGACGGCGGCCGGCGGGCTCCTACTGCGGCAGGCCACCGCCGTCGGCGACCGGGCCGCGGCCAACCTGCACGGCTTGGAGGAGAGCGTGCGGCGCTTCGGCGCGCTGCACGGGGCGCTCGCGGCGGCGGCCGAGATCGAGGACCGGCGGGTCCGGGACCGGATGTACGAGAGCATCGGCATGCGGATGCTCGCCCCGGGCACCGGGCCCGGCACCGGAGGGCACCCGGCGGAACCGGACTCCGACGCCGGCTGA
- a CDS encoding Gfo/Idh/MocA family protein, which produces MTDGTARTLRVAVVGAGERSRIARHVATVRPGSAVVAAVDPDPAARDLARVRFGDIAVYPDLAGLIAAGGIDAAIVGTPDHTHADLAVELLRAGIAVYLEKPLALRIDDADRVLEVAAETGTPLYVGHNYRNAAVVRIMKDVVDRGEIGEVRSIWVRHFVGNGGDYYFKDWHADRRYTGTLLLQKASHDIDVVHMLAGGDSRRVVGMGDLMVYGGVTDRRDRSGERMSDWFSHDNWPPTEATGLNPVVDVEDVSMMMMTLDNGVLASYQQCHFTPDYWRNYTVIGTHGRLENVGDTGGGVVRVWNRRRDFSVEGDIEYPIDGVEAGHDDADLLTVAEFVAHVADGAPVSVTPLAARAAVAAGVLAAESLRDGSRPREVPPPGDRVLAHFAKVAGGGLVR; this is translated from the coding sequence ATGACGGACGGGACGGCGCGGACCCTCCGGGTCGCCGTGGTGGGGGCCGGTGAACGGAGCCGGATCGCGCGGCACGTCGCCACGGTGCGGCCGGGCAGCGCGGTCGTCGCGGCGGTCGATCCCGACCCGGCGGCCCGGGACCTGGCCCGGGTGCGCTTCGGCGACATTGCGGTGTACCCGGACCTGGCGGGCCTGATCGCGGCCGGTGGGATCGACGCCGCGATCGTCGGCACCCCGGACCACACCCACGCCGACCTCGCGGTCGAGCTGCTCCGCGCCGGGATCGCGGTCTACCTGGAGAAGCCGCTCGCGCTGCGGATCGACGACGCCGACCGGGTGCTGGAGGTCGCCGCCGAGACCGGCACCCCGCTCTACGTGGGCCACAACTACCGCAACGCCGCCGTCGTACGGATCATGAAGGACGTCGTCGACCGGGGCGAGATCGGCGAGGTCAGGTCGATCTGGGTGCGGCACTTCGTCGGCAACGGCGGTGACTACTACTTCAAGGACTGGCACGCCGACCGCCGCTACACCGGGACCCTGCTGCTGCAGAAGGCCAGCCACGACATCGACGTCGTCCACATGCTGGCCGGCGGGGACTCCCGGCGCGTGGTCGGCATGGGTGACCTGATGGTCTACGGCGGCGTCACCGACCGCCGGGACCGGTCCGGGGAGCGGATGTCGGACTGGTTCTCCCACGACAACTGGCCGCCGACCGAGGCGACCGGGCTCAATCCGGTGGTCGACGTCGAGGACGTCTCCATGATGATGATGACCCTGGACAACGGGGTGCTCGCCAGCTACCAGCAGTGCCACTTCACCCCGGACTACTGGCGCAACTACACCGTGATCGGCACCCACGGCCGGCTGGAGAACGTCGGCGACACCGGCGGCGGGGTCGTGCGGGTGTGGAACCGGCGCCGGGACTTCTCGGTCGAGGGCGACATCGAGTACCCGATCGACGGGGTCGAGGCCGGCCACGACGACGCCGACCTGCTCACCGTGGCCGAGTTCGTCGCCCACGTGGCGGACGGGGCCCCGGTGTCGGTCACCCCGCTCGCGGCCCGGGCCGCGGTCGCGGCGGGTGTGCTCGCCGCGGAGTCGCTGCGCGACGGCTCCCGGCCGCGGGAGGTCCCGCCGCCCGGCGACCGGGTGCTCGCCCACTTCGCGAAGGTGGCGGGGGGCGGGCTGGTCCGATGA
- a CDS encoding ABC transporter substrate-binding protein encodes MIPVPPGQRRPRAPRIAAALVGALTLLLTGCAGGYVDPAPAPYERAPRDLQASISYAMWDRNQLPAIEQTIEAFHEEYPGIEVTVDITPFAQYFTKLKTQATSGVLPDVFWLNARNLELYASHGKLVPITGAVEAGDIDPAAYPRPLVDLYTHDDVRYAVPKDFDTIGLWVNKRIFERAGVPLPGPDLTWEQVRDLGVRISAALGAEGVHGVASDLGDSQSSYYNTVLQAGGEVFADGRSGLDTPAGRAGIGFWRDLITSGASPTFPQLVDSPAQERFLGGRLGMMIGGSWFRAGLSADEADDVLALPLPRGERAATVVHGLGNVVAASSPEQQAAQAFQVFLAGDRAQRILGDSGAAIPARTGTQDGFVGSLPPGANLRSFVDSLAYARPLPVGRKTDEWDAAERALLPDVFSGARTVDEVLPELAGRVDEILAEQAAEAADE; translated from the coding sequence ATGATCCCCGTTCCGCCCGGACAGCGACGTCCGCGCGCCCCCCGGATCGCGGCGGCGCTCGTCGGCGCGCTCACGCTGCTGCTCACCGGGTGCGCCGGCGGCTACGTCGATCCCGCCCCCGCTCCGTACGAGCGGGCTCCGCGCGACCTGCAGGCCTCGATCAGCTACGCCATGTGGGACCGCAACCAGCTGCCCGCGATCGAGCAGACGATCGAGGCGTTCCACGAGGAGTACCCGGGCATCGAGGTCACGGTCGACATCACACCGTTCGCCCAGTACTTCACCAAGCTCAAGACCCAGGCCACCAGCGGCGTCCTGCCCGACGTGTTCTGGCTCAACGCGCGCAACCTGGAGCTGTACGCCTCGCACGGCAAGCTCGTGCCGATCACCGGCGCGGTCGAGGCCGGGGACATCGACCCGGCGGCCTACCCCCGGCCGCTGGTGGACCTCTACACCCACGACGACGTCCGGTACGCCGTGCCGAAGGACTTCGACACCATCGGGCTCTGGGTCAACAAGCGGATCTTCGAACGCGCCGGCGTCCCGCTGCCCGGTCCGGACCTGACCTGGGAGCAGGTGCGCGACCTCGGTGTGCGGATCTCCGCGGCGCTCGGCGCCGAGGGGGTGCACGGCGTCGCGAGCGATCTGGGCGACAGCCAGAGCAGCTACTACAACACCGTCCTCCAGGCCGGCGGCGAGGTCTTCGCCGACGGCCGGTCCGGGCTGGACACCCCGGCCGGCCGGGCCGGGATCGGGTTCTGGCGGGACCTGATCACCAGCGGTGCGTCGCCGACCTTCCCGCAGCTCGTCGACTCCCCGGCGCAGGAGCGCTTCCTCGGGGGCCGGCTGGGCATGATGATCGGTGGGAGCTGGTTCCGGGCCGGTCTCTCCGCGGACGAGGCGGACGACGTGCTCGCCCTGCCGCTGCCCCGCGGCGAGCGCGCCGCGACCGTGGTGCACGGGCTCGGCAACGTCGTCGCCGCGTCCAGCCCGGAGCAGCAGGCGGCGCAGGCCTTCCAGGTCTTCCTCGCCGGCGACCGGGCGCAACGGATCCTCGGCGACAGCGGGGCGGCCATCCCGGCCCGGACGGGCACCCAGGACGGCTTCGTCGGCTCCCTGCCGCCGGGGGCGAACCTGCGCTCGTTCGTCGACTCGCTCGCCTACGCCCGGCCGCTGCCGGTGGGGCGCAAGACCGACGAGTGGGACGCCGCCGAGCGGGCGCTGCTGCCCGACGTGTTCTCCGGCGCCCGCACCGTCGACGAGGTCCTGCCCGAGCTCGCGGGCCGGGTCGACGAGATCCTCGCCGAGCAGGCCGCGGAGGCAGCCGATGAGTGA
- a CDS encoding carbohydrate ABC transporter permease, which translates to MSDTTTTAPVPATRTPSAGTGPPRPRRRGSGVWPLVFAGPLVTGVVVFYFWPILQNAGFSFTDFGVFGGATFAGLDNYARLLADPLLYRSLLNTLLYTALSLLAIPLAVYLASLLNRPGLRFAALYRVLFLMPYVAMPTAIGVVWRAILGGDFGILNGALRVVGIDGPYWLSDPSVVIVAVAIVGVWSILGFAMIVVSAALRTIPVEIYEAAELDGASRWRQLVSITVPQIVPTIAFLGVIVVITGFQLFDLLFVLVGPDSPVILPNMSLVFFFYQSGFVYDDRGYAAAIAMLIFVVIGVLTYLQLALQRRWNR; encoded by the coding sequence ATGAGTGACACGACCACCACCGCGCCGGTCCCGGCGACCCGCACCCCGTCCGCCGGGACCGGCCCGCCGCGCCCGCGGCGCCGCGGCAGCGGCGTCTGGCCGCTGGTGTTCGCCGGGCCGCTCGTGACCGGCGTCGTGGTCTTCTACTTCTGGCCGATCCTGCAGAACGCCGGGTTCTCGTTCACCGACTTCGGGGTGTTCGGCGGCGCGACGTTCGCCGGGCTGGACAACTACGCCCGGCTGCTGGCCGATCCGCTGCTCTACCGCAGCCTGCTCAACACGCTGCTCTACACCGCGCTGAGCCTGCTCGCCATCCCGCTCGCGGTCTACCTGGCGAGCCTGCTCAACCGGCCGGGGCTGCGTTTCGCCGCGCTCTACCGGGTGCTGTTCCTGATGCCCTACGTCGCGATGCCGACCGCGATCGGTGTGGTCTGGCGGGCGATCCTCGGCGGGGACTTCGGCATCCTCAACGGTGCGCTGCGGGTGGTGGGCATCGACGGGCCGTACTGGCTCAGCGACCCGTCGGTGGTGATCGTCGCGGTCGCGATCGTCGGCGTGTGGTCGATCCTCGGGTTCGCGATGATCGTGGTCTCGGCCGCGCTGCGCACCATCCCGGTCGAGATCTACGAGGCGGCCGAGCTCGACGGGGCGTCCCGGTGGCGGCAGCTCGTGTCGATCACCGTGCCGCAGATCGTCCCGACGATCGCGTTCCTCGGCGTCATCGTCGTCATCACCGGGTTCCAGCTGTTCGACCTGCTGTTCGTCCTGGTCGGCCCGGACAGCCCGGTGATCCTGCCGAACATGTCGCTGGTGTTCTTCTTCTACCAGTCCGGCTTCGTCTACGACGACCGCGGCTACGCGGCGGCCATCGCGATGCTGATCTTCGTCGTGATCGGCGTCCTGACCTACCTGCAGCTCGCCCTCCAGCGGAGGTGGAACCGGTGA
- a CDS encoding carbohydrate ABC transporter permease, which yields MARPRARRGSNLGAHLVLGTGAVLVAFPFLWLLVLSLSTDAEVRAATPVLWPEVLQWGNYAEALERIPFLDQLQNSVLITVLRTVSQVVLCSMAGYAFARMRFRGRALLLALVLSILMVPTQAYLLPQYQIIQDLGLLNTVGGLVLPGLFSAFGTFLMYTAFLAMPHELEEAARIDGASTWTIFWRVMFPLVRPTVGVLTITAALWSWNELLWPLVVSPESSAMPLSAGLATLAGKRPVDYPVVMAASVMASAPMIILFVLLQRRVVDGLASSGLR from the coding sequence GTGGCACGACCCAGGGCCCGCAGGGGGTCGAACCTCGGCGCGCACCTGGTGCTGGGGACGGGGGCGGTGCTCGTCGCCTTCCCGTTCCTGTGGCTGCTGGTGCTCTCGCTGTCCACCGACGCCGAGGTGCGCGCCGCCACCCCGGTGCTGTGGCCCGAGGTGCTGCAGTGGGGCAACTACGCCGAGGCGCTGGAACGGATCCCGTTCCTCGACCAGCTGCAGAACTCCGTGCTGATCACGGTGCTGCGGACGGTCTCGCAGGTGGTCCTCTGCTCGATGGCCGGCTACGCGTTCGCCCGGATGCGGTTCCGCGGCCGGGCCCTCCTGCTGGCTCTGGTGCTGTCGATCCTCATGGTGCCCACCCAGGCCTACCTGCTCCCGCAGTACCAGATCATCCAGGACCTCGGGCTGCTCAACACCGTCGGCGGGCTCGTCCTGCCCGGCCTGTTCAGCGCGTTCGGCACGTTCCTCATGTACACCGCGTTCCTGGCGATGCCCCACGAGCTGGAGGAGGCCGCGCGGATCGACGGGGCGAGCACCTGGACGATCTTCTGGCGGGTGATGTTCCCGCTGGTCCGGCCGACCGTCGGGGTCCTGACGATCACCGCGGCGCTGTGGAGCTGGAACGAGCTGCTGTGGCCGCTCGTGGTCTCCCCGGAGAGCTCCGCCATGCCGCTGTCGGCCGGCCTGGCGACGCTCGCCGGGAAACGACCGGTCGACTACCCGGTCGTCATGGCCGCCAGCGTGATGGCCAGCGCCCCGATGATCATCCTGTTCGTGCTGCTCCAGCGCCGGGTGGTCGACGGGCTGGCCAGCTCCGGGCTGAGATGA